The proteins below come from a single Triticum aestivum cultivar Chinese Spring chromosome 5D, IWGSC CS RefSeq v2.1, whole genome shotgun sequence genomic window:
- the LOC100127082 gene encoding cinnamoyl-CoA reductase 1 has protein sequence MTVVAAAAAAAAQELPGHGQTVCVTGAAGYIASWLVKLLLERGYTVKGTVRNPDDPKNAHLKALDGAAERLVLCKADLLDYDAICAAVEGCHGVFHTASPVTDDPEQMVEPAVRGTEYVINAAADAGTVRRVVFTSSIGAVTMDPNRGPDVVVDESCWSDLEFCKKTKNWYCYGKAVAEQAAWEKAAARGVDLVVVNPVLVVGPLLQPTVNASAAHILKYLDGSAKKYANAVQAYVDVRDVAAAHVRVFEAPGASGRHLCAERVLHREDVVHILGKLFPEYPVPTRCSDEVNPRKQPYKMSNQKLQDLGLQFTPVNDSLYETVKSLQEKGHLPAPRKDILPAELDGATA, from the exons AtgaccgtcgtcgccgccgccgccgccgccgcggcgcagGAGCTGCCCGGGCACGGGCAGACCGTGTGCGTCACCGGCGCCGCCGGGTACATCGCGTCGTGGCTCGTCAAGCTGCTCCTGGAGCGAGGCTACACCGTCAAGGGCACCGTGAGGAACCCAG ATGATCCGAAGAACGCGCATCTGAAGGCGCTGGACGGCGCCGCCGAGAGGCTGGTCCTCTGCAAGGCCGACCTCCTCGACTACGACGCCATCTGCGCCGCCGTCGAGGGCTGCCACGGCGTGTTCCACACCGCCTCCCCCGTCACCGACGACCCC GAGCAGATGGTGGAGCCGGCGGTGAGGGGCACGGAGTACGTGATCAACGCGGCGGCGGACGCCGGCACCGTGCGCCGGGTGGTGTTCACGTCGTCCATCGGCGCCGTCACCATGGACCCCAACCGTGGTCCCGACGTGGTCGTCGACGAGTCCTGCTGGAGCGACCTTGAATTCTGCAAGAAAACCAAG AACTGGTACTGCTACGGCAAggcggtggcggagcaggcggCGTGGGAGAAGGCCGCGGCGCGCGGCGTCGACCTCGTCGTGGTGAACCCGGTGCTGGTGGTCGGGCCGCTGCTGCAGCCGACGGTGAACGCCAGCGCCGCGCACATCCTCAAGTACCTCGACGGCTCCGCCAAGAAGTACGCCAACGCGGTGCAGGCGTACGTGGACGTGCGCGACGTCGCCGCCGCGCACGTCCGGGTCTTCGAGGCGCCCGGGGCCTCCGGCCGGCACCTCTGCGCCGAGCGCGTCCTGCACCGCGAGGACGTCGTCCACATCCTCGGCAAGCTCTTTCCCGAGTACCCCGTCCCAACAAG GTGCTCTGACGAGGTGAACCCACGGAAGCAGCCTTACAAGATGTCCAACCAGAAGCTGCAGGATCTTGGCCTCCAGTTCACTCCTGTCAACGACTCTCTGTACGAGACGGTGAAGAGCCTCCAGGAGAAGGGGCACCTCCCGGCGCCGAGGAAAGATATCCTCCCAGCGGAACTGGACGGTGCAACAGCGTGA